The Thermotoga sp. Ku-13t genomic sequence CAAAGTCGATCATGATGATAGCACAGCAAATGGAGGAGATGACGAAAGCTGTGAAAGAGCAGGCGAATGTGAGTCAGAATGTGAGCAGTTTGTCTGAAGAGATGTCTTCAATTGCGGAAAGTCTGGTGCAGCAAGTGAGAAGGTTCAAAATATGAATGGCATTGAAAAAACGAAAGGGGCGCAGATGCGCCCCTTCATTCATTGTCTGTACATCACCATCGTACACAGTGGAGGAACGGTGAGTGAACCGCTCACTCTGTAGAGTGTTTCGCAACCTGCTCTTTCTTTGTCGACGACAACGTTCCATTCACCTTCAGGCAGTGTGAGCTGTTTTTCAACGGTATCACCGTTGTAGATCACGAGTATGTCCTTCCAGTCATCTTTGTTCGCGTGACCTTCGATCAGGAACATCACGGTCTTTCTTGGAGATTCAAGGAATTTCAAATGCCTTCTTATCTCTTCGGCGATCTTCATCCTGAAGGCGGGATGTTCTTTTCTGAGCCTTATCAAGCCCTTATGGTACTCGAACACGTCGATGAATTCAGCCTTCCTTTCGTAATCGAGCGCGTTTACGGACAGAGGCGCGTTGTAAGAGTTGTCGTTGAAGTTCTTCGTTCTGCAAAAGTCCTGACCCGCGTGCAGGAATGGGACCCCCTGGGACGTGAGCAGGATCGCTGCCGCCAGTTTCTGTGCTGATTTCAACTCTTCTTCGGTCCATTTGCGCCTGTCAGCCTTCGCCGCCAGGAAGTTCTTGTCCCAAAGCGTATGGTTGTCGTGACATGCCACGTAGTTTATGGTTTGCTCTGGGCTTTCTGCGAAGTCTACGATGATTCTGTTGTCGTAATTGATGCTACCCACGACGCCACGTTTCACCAGGTTTTCTTTACCCAGTGCGCCCATGAGGAAGCCTTTCGCGGTCGCATTGAACACCGAGCCTCTCAGTGCGTCCCTGAAGCTGTCGTTGAACGCCGCTATTCTGAGATCCATGAGCTGAGATTTGCCAAACCTGATTTTCGCGCCCCATCCTCCCCAGGGCTCGCCGTAGAGGATGACACTTGGATTCAGCTGTCTCAGCGTTTTTTCCACCAGCACCATGGTTTCTCTGTCCATGAGACCCATCTGGTCGAAGCGGAACCCGTCGACGTGGTACTCTATGACCCAATGTGTGAGTACGTCGATGATGTAGCGCCTCATCATCAACCTCTCGGAATTGGTGGTGTTGCCACAGCCCGTTTCGTCCAGATAATCCCCACTCTTGGTAATTCTGTAATAGTAGTAAGGCACCGCGGTGTCGAGAACCGAGCCTTCCCCGACAGCGTAGGTGTGAGGAAAGACCACATCCAGGATCACACCGATGTTGTTCCTGTGGAAGGTCTGAACCATCTTCTTGACTTCGTAGATCCTCGCATAGGGATCTTCTGGATTCAGGCTGTAACAGCCTTCCGGGACCATGTAGTGGTACGGATCGTAACCCCAGTTGTAGCGCCTTTCGAAGTCTTTGTCTTCTTCATCGCCAGTATAGAAGTCGAGTATCGGAAGAATGTGGACGTGCGTGACTCCGAGTTCCTTTATGTGTTCGAGCCCCGTGGTGACACCGTTTGGCCCTCTCGTACCTTCCTCGGTCAAACCGAGGTAGGAACATTTGTTTTTGACGTTGCTCGTGACGGAGCCTGTCATATCGGCGACGTGGATCTCGTAGATGATCGCATCCACGTACGAATCGAGCTTGACAAAGCTGTCTTCTTCCCATCCTTCCGGGTTCGTTTTCGAAAGATCCACGATCGCTCCGAATTTTCCTTTCAGAGACAGCGCCTTCGCGTAAGGATCGACGCCTTCACGAACCTTCCCGTAGCTGTGGTAGTGGTACCTGTAGAACCAGCCTTCCAGGTTCTGCTCCACCCTCGCGTGCCAGACGCCCTTTTCTCTGCGCTGCATCTCAACGATTTTCGATGGTTCTGTTTGTGTGTAATCTTCATAGAGCAGCAGCTCTACACGTTTGCTCACGGGCGACCAGACGTAGAAC encodes the following:
- the pulA gene encoding type I pullulanase; its protein translation is MKRILPLVLMLLLLSLLCFAETTIVVHYHRYDGNYEGWNLWIWPVEPISQEGSAYEFDDKDDFGVKATIVLPMDLTKVGIIVRLREWEMKDVAKDRFIEIENGYAEVWLMQGVEEIFRTKPDTSPRILFARLIDFYTIEAYATHPIDVEKDATKVSFSVDGELKKIESVEKAVATDLKRTNHFRVRLAEPLKEEDLCKDLFLSVDGFKQSRVFAIEVLDQLYYDGPLGAFHTTEHTEFYVWSPVSKRVELLLYEDYTQTEPSKIVEMQRREKGVWHARVEQNLEGWFYRYHYHSYGKVREGVDPYAKALSLKGKFGAIVDLSKTNPEGWEEDSFVKLDSYVDAIIYEIHVADMTGSVTSNVKNKCSYLGLTEEGTRGPNGVTTGLEHIKELGVTHVHILPILDFYTGDEEDKDFERRYNWGYDPYHYMVPEGCYSLNPEDPYARIYEVKKMVQTFHRNNIGVILDVVFPHTYAVGEGSVLDTAVPYYYYRITKSGDYLDETGCGNTTNSERLMMRRYIIDVLTHWVIEYHVDGFRFDQMGLMDRETMVLVEKTLRQLNPSVILYGEPWGGWGAKIRFGKSQLMDLRIAAFNDSFRDALRGSVFNATAKGFLMGALGKENLVKRGVVGSINYDNRIIVDFAESPEQTINYVACHDNHTLWDKNFLAAKADRRKWTEEELKSAQKLAAAILLTSQGVPFLHAGQDFCRTKNFNDNSYNAPLSVNALDYERKAEFIDVFEYHKGLIRLRKEHPAFRMKIAEEIRRHLKFLESPRKTVMFLIEGHANKDDWKDILVIYNGDTVEKQLTLPEGEWNVVVDKERAGCETLYRVSGSLTVPPLCTMVMYRQ